In Portunus trituberculatus isolate SZX2019 chromosome 45, ASM1759143v1, whole genome shotgun sequence, the DNA window GAAGATCCCCATGTTTCGTAGTGCCATCCTTCTGCTACTCTTGAGTCCTTCACTGAAACATTTAATTGCACATGATATTTATACTCAAGATATTTTCCTAAAATGAGTACAAGTTTAAAAGTTTCTTTGTGTCATCAATGTGGTAATGTTGGCCTCCTTATCTTCACTTCTCACAGAAACAATTACATTACATGTGATATTGATACTCAAAGGACGCTTCCTGAAGTGAGTACAGGTTGAAAAATCTATGTTTCTTCCCACTCTGTCTTTAGTGAGGTGCAGCTGAAACACTTCCACTTGCCTCACCATGGAAAGGATAAGCAGTAACAAGTTTAATCTATCATCTCTTTAATTGAAATTTCTTTATACGACACTGATAAAAACACCAAATCTGCATTATCAATTCCAATCAATCGTAAAACCTGTAGTGGGGTTGAAAAATACCTCAAACCCCACAGTCTGTGGATAAAGAACTGAATAttattaaaatacataaatctGATCAGATTTATCAGAGAAAAACCTCCCCCCAAGCTACATAACAAAGATCACATGACTTCTACTGTGACGAGAGATAACTTGGTCCTCTTTTAATACAGGATTAGATTTCTCAAAGTTGTGCTGTCTCTCCCTGAACGGTTGGTGGTGAGTGAAACGTGAGTGATTATCTGACCACACATGCGATAAACTGTGTATCTCAAACCATCAACTTATCAATCATTCAATCAATACACACATGCCATACATCATGAACAAGGTATTGTGGGGTATTCAGCATATGATGTGTTTGACTTATGATCAATTGCTACCAAACCAAAAAAAAGATGTTCATTTTGCATACAGTGACTAATTTGGCACACCATCGACTAGTACATTATACATATTTTGTGACCAATAGGGTAAAAGACAATTGATTAGATgcattttcctgcatttttacgtatgcattttttttttcaattctttgcattttttaaaGAATAAAGTCATGATATCTGACTGTTTTTGCTTCTAACTCTTTGTAAGAGATAATAGTCATAAGCCAATTTCACCAGCATAACATGATGTACAACAGTAGTCAAGATCATAAGTAACATTCTACACTCAATTCCTCTTGGTTTtatattttccctccatcttgTCTAACCTGCTACAGTCttacaaaacctgacaattgaTGGATTCAAGCAGAACAGAGGAACTGAGACAGGGAAAACTAAGccaagaggaagggagtgagtgtggCATGCTACCTGACTTCTGAGGTTATCCCTGTGTGGCGGCAAGGTAAGGCAGTGAGTCGAGCTGTACTGGAGTGGAAATCTTGCACCAACGTGTGGAAGGTTTACTGTCTATCAAGACTGAGATTCCTTGCACTCTACTCTTGTCAAGTGTGCAGTAATAGTTAGGAGCAAATTGACTTGCTGCActtgtttctattgtttttgaGTCTTCACTTGATCTTAAGAGTTTTCAATCTTGTATCCTTTCAGTAATCAAGTTGTGTAAGGTTATTTAGAAGTTAGCAGTTAAAAcattagattaaaaaaagagataggaagaaattgGTACACAAATAGAGTGATCGATGAATGGAATGAATTCAGTAATCAGGTTCTTAGTGGCAAGTCACTAGGGAGCTTTGAAAGATTAGACAAGATGCCATAGAAGTAGGCAGGTACGTTTCATAAAGGGACTGCCATGTATAGGTCTGATGTCTTTTTGCAGCCTCCCTTATTCTCTTATGTCTTTATACTCAAAACtaatggaaacaagaacaaatcACTCCACTTCTAACCATTACTACATTACACACCATTTGTCCCTCAAGCATGGTACCAAACCTCTTcatcccatcaccccatcactactacacacacttattcacatacgaacatacaaataaatacaaaaaaacggTAAAAAAAGGTAGATTTAAATATTACTCTATTAAAACATTCTGAATAACGAAatctgagagaaggaaaacgacaCAGAGCGAGGCGTGCTGTGTCATGACTCTGGAGTAGAGCTCTGGGGGGCATCCGACACAAAGACCATGttggaggtaatggtggtggaggtgaggagtGGCTGGGTCTCTGTTTGTACAAGTTCTGTGGCCAGGAGGAGAGTTGTGGTTTTCTGAGAGGTTGTCACTGTCTCTGTCTTGTCCGTATGCCTTTGAAAGAATCGGCAGGTGAAGCAGTCCACCGCCAAGCTCACTATGCTGCTCATCAACCCTGTATAGATGTGAagcttttattgtatttcataaAGAGAGAAGCTTTTAAACTTATATTCCTTAGAGGGGTGTATGATAAGTGTGTGGTGGACATTTGATGTTTTAAATTCAAATTCCTTAGAGAGGCATAGAttaagaggggatctgataggGATATGCAATGATAATTTAAAAGTTTAAAATACATATTCCTTAGAGTGGCATAAATCAAGAAGGGATCTAATAGTGTGTAGTGGAAATTTGAAGCTTTTAAATCTATATTCCTTAAAAAATTATAGGAATTGAGGCCTATGAAGATTTCAATTTACATTCCTTAAAGAGGCACAAGTTAAGAAGTGATCTGATAGAGGTCTGCAATGAAAACTAGAAGCTTCACCCCTTAAGTCCTATTTGCTTTTTGTGTGAGACCTGACCAGGCATAGAGATAGACACAGATGAATGAAGCAGTGACAATGTGGAGTCAGTACAAAATTGTAATACTAATCTCATCTCTGAACTTCCATTCCCTTCTGTGTGATAGTTGGTCCTGCAAAGAaatagacagagacaaagaagagtaagagggcaGCGGCAACCCACCTGAACAGGTCATGACGCCACCAATGATGCCACACAAGCGCATCAGAAAGGCCAGCAGCGGCTCGTGTCTCTCATGAACATTGACTCTCAGGGCAGACACATCATACTTGAAGAAGATCCCTGGTGTGCCGTGTGAATTCTGCAGAAGTGGGGAATGTGTTACTGTCAATTTTAAAGTTCTTAGTAAGtgggtaaataaacaaatgttaATTCTGTGGAGTCCTATGGGAATTATGAGTAAATGTATGGGTGTAAATGTTGATTCTAGAGTTTTGTGTGAATTCTTGGTAAATGTATTTGTGTTTGAGCAATCTTGTGAGGGAGTGCCAGTCTGGTATAAAGATAAACAGATCAGCATATCTTCACAACAGTTCCCAAGCTACCTGCCTTGTCATGGGCGATCTCTCTGGACTGCTCCGACACAGAGTACTGGAATGTTGAGCCACGGTAGCTATAGGTGCTCACGTAGGTAGGCACCACTGTGATGAAGTACTGGTAGGACATGAGGTCTGGAATGATCAGTGATGTTGGATTAGGTGTACAAATATGAGAACTGACTAGAACTaaacaacttttttattttcttaaatgGTTATGTCAATATAGAAATTAAAAGTATAaaagcaacttttttttttatcattcaagcATTATTGGTTAGATGAATATGAGAACTGACTAAGACTGAACAACTATTTATGTAAATATATGAAGCGAGGAGAATTGACTTTTAAAATTCAGGCAATACTGGGTTAAAACTATGAGATTAACTTTTTAAACAGACTACTATTTCATTCACACATTACTGTTATACTAATACTGAAACAGATTAGAACCTCCAAGAAACAACTACTTTCACACAACACAGCTCGGGCATCCTTACTCTTCTCCGTCAGCTCCTCATCGCCTTCCAGTGGGTGCACGATGCCAGGTGCTGGGTCACCAAAGGACAGCttgttgatgcggtgtgtgaaGTTGTAGTCCTTGTCATCCATAAACACTGCCAGATGAGCGTGGCCGCGGGGAAGAGGAATTGTCTTCCCTGCAGATTTAAGAGTGGATgagtaagtatttttttctttttcatgtactttttttgttgtctttgttgaaTGTTATACATAGAAGTGTGTTCTTAGGTCTTTTGCTTTGTCTTAGCATTGTTTTATCTGGGAATTTATGTTTGTGAGAGCTTGGATATTTAGTAATTGATGACTCGCAGTACTATAAAGCTAACATAAGTGGCCTTGATAAAGTAATTCTGGCATTCTATAAGATAATAATATACAGTAACCTTTGCCAAATTTACTCATAATGTTACAGTTCATGAGTTCATTGCGAgtgttgtgagtgagtgagacgtATCACCTGCTGTTATGTGGAAGTTTCCAGCCACTTTGTTGATCTCCAGTGTGCCCATAACCTGGCAGGCATCCTTCTCCTTGTTGGGCATCACCCGTCTGCCACAGAGGAGAGTAACCTTAGCGTCAGCAGAATttctacctaacctaatttgCATTAAGCTTTAATAAATTGATAGATCAGTCAGGCATTTCAGTAATCTATCTGCAGTCTATCAGTCTCTCAATTAGTGGATACATAATCAgaatctttatttcatttactgtaTTAAGCATTTCTGGCATGTTAAATCAGTTGAGTTATATAATCTATCTCACTTGTACTAATAAAGCTACAGTTTCAAGactcagaaagaaaaagaagatggatacataaacataaacataaatGAAGGGATGTTGCAaaaatattagaacacatgAATGTAAGAATAGGACTGCAAGTAAGAACAgaacaaaagaaacataaatgaagctgcaaacacaagaaaataagagaaacaataaaaagctATTATTTGTTCATATAGCCAGCCTCTGCATAAAACATAGTAAAATCCTTAGAACCCACAAcctcacagaaacacaagaggaCAACATAACAAACAATTTCAGCTTCCATACCTCTTTGGGAAGTCTCCAAAGATGTTGATGTATCCACTCCTCCACAGCAGCTGGTGGATGGAGTGGAACTGCTCCCTGAAGTAACTGTTGACCTGCAGTGGGGAAGAAAATAGAACGAGTAcaatataagagaaagaaacgagacagagacaaagataaatgagagagagagagagagagagagagagagagagagagagagagagagagagagagagagagagagagagagagagagagagagagagagagagagagtgtacccaCCTGCTGCATGCCGTCAAAGTGGATGCGCTGGTCAGGGTCCAGCTCCCACCAGGTGTCCTCCATTTCCAGAGCGCCAAAGGTCATCACTTGCTGCCCCGTCATGTCCAGCACATCGGCACCCACGTCTGAAAGTGTCACAGTAATGCCACTCACTGTCTTGGGGTGTATTAGGGTTCTGGGTTTGTCTGGCATATATTTACCAGTGGTAATGTTTGATGCTATTATACGACATGAGGTTTTTTTTCTAGGCTACATTTCCGATTGATATTGTTTAAGTCTATTATGTTTACAGGAATGTTAGATTTTATTTTGGTACTTGAATTTTTTGGTGTGGTTTATTTTTTgagattatatttatttttctcttcccttgacGTCAAACCCACtgatattaataacaaaaactaaTCTGTTCTCCTATTATGACCACCCACACCACAATGCCTAcaatatcaccactaacaccaccaagaacacatccttttccttttccaaagAAGCCAAActccacaataataataatgctaataaaaaaacTATTCTCCTCTAAAAATcctaacaccacaacaccaacaaaatcaCCACTAACATCAATAACTCACATCACTTT includes these proteins:
- the LOC123519361 gene encoding endoplasmic reticulum-Golgi intermediate compartment protein 2-like — its product is MLRHRKKAIQTVKSLDAFPKTSEECIEKTTTGGTFSVLSLAVILWLMVMEMVYYLETSFTYTFIPDTEFSEKLKINVDITVAMPCRYVGADVLDMTGQQVMTFGALEMEDTWWELDPDQRIHFDGMQQVNSYFREQFHSIHQLLWRSGYINIFGDFPKRRVMPNKEKDACQVMGTLEINKVAGNFHITAGKTIPLPRGHAHLAVFMDDKDYNFTHRINKLSFGDPAPGIVHPLEGDEELTEKNLMSYQYFITVVPTYVSTYSYRGSTFQYSVSEQSREIAHDKNSHGTPGIFFKYDVSALRVNVHERHEPLLAFLMRLCGIIGGVMTCSGLMSSIVSLAVDCFTCRFFQRHTDKTETVTTSQKTTTLLLATELVQTETQPLLTSTTITSNMVFVSDAPQSSTPES